The segment AAGGAGCAGATTGCAGATGAACACGTGATCAAGCTCGACTTTATAGGATATGAAACTGTGCAGTGTACTGTGTACCTCTAAAGTCATGCAGCATGCCTCAGTAGGCCCAGGCAAGGCGTTTGAATCACACAGCTCCCTTCATCCACTAAGAGCTGCTTCGTAGTGGGACCTCAGCTATACTATGGAGTGTCACTAGCATGATGCAGGCCCCATGTGGCACGTTGTTTCTGCGAGTCATTCAGGCATACAGTACTCTGGCTTTCCTCTCCACTGGTTACAGAAACACAGGTGAGCCCACAGCAGGTGAACCTGTCATAGTCAGCACCTGCAGGATCCTAACAGCCAGCAGGGGAAAactgaaggagagaagaagttTTGTCATGAAagacttccactgcgccggggGAGGTGTTGAGATGAAGGTGAAATGCAAACCGctgcaaaatgtcagcttttacGTCATGTGCCAAACACctacaaataaatatttgattgtTTTCCTATTCAAAATTGAAGAGGGTTGTAATATGTTTGCATTTGATTACTCAGACCTTTGCGTATCCAAACATGAATCAAGAAAATACAACATACATCCAGGATGACATTAAGGTTGCAGATGAAGAACATTATTACCTACAGCATGGTGTCAGATTTAATAGGGTACCAATCTGTTCAAGTTGGAGTTCAAACCCATGCCCTCTTGGCCTCTTGTGGAGCTGCACATACAGCCCTCCATGCTCTGCACTATAATTTGTTTAAATGTTGATGTATGAACTAATGTCTATAATTGCTGCTTGGTGCCTTTGTTAATCCAAGCAGTCTGCCTCCTGAAGCATATTAGGCCAGATTTGTATAATGAAGTAATTAGCTCAATTAAGAAGAAGGAAAGTAGGGATGGCATAAAAAAGGGGAACAAGATGATAGAAAGAAGTATTTTTGTACCAAGAGGATAGTTTCTGTCTTGCTATTATGAAAGTGTTTGTCTCAGCAGACGATACTAAAATGGCCTTGTTATGAGCAAAACATAACAGAGcagttttattcataattaaagCTTGCACACGTCAACAAAGTTAATTTGAATCTTCTAATATGGAAATTTTTTATTCTCTGTTGTTCCTGGTGCCAATTTCTGGGCTCACCAAGGTAGCTCTCTACAGCATTTCATACAGTATATCAAGTTATTTTGGCGTGCTAACAATCTTTGCTGCCtcacaatttcaaaaatatgggCCTATATTTTCTATTTGGCTTCTGTCACCCACCAGAAGCTGTCATCACAACCAAGAGCCTTCCATTGTCTGCTAgcattgtcattgttattagTCTTTTGGATTGCCTGTGGAGGGATCGGCAGGCTCCGGGGAAGCAGGCGCCAGGCTGGATAATTAGTTGTTCTTCGACGCCAGACGGGCACATTGCCGTCACTTGGAGGGGAAATGGAAAGTGGCATCACTATCACAGTAACACCGGAACAACCTTTGGTGTGAGGGCTGGGTTCCAGCGCATCTGTCACACCACTAGTCATCTCCAGACTGGCAAGACAATAATGCCTACCACTCTAGCAACACACAGCATGGATAATTATTTTAACTGAAAACAGCATTATTcttgtcatattttatcatAATTAGATGTAGTGTAGTGGAATTGATACCGAGCGGTTGCTTTGGCTCTGATGGTCATTACAGACAAAGAAAGTTATCAGAACAACCATGAAAAATGTTATCTACATTTTAGTATTATTCATGCAGgccttgtgtgcatgtatcaaATATTCAGATAAATTTATTAATCCCAGATTGCATGGCTACCGATTAAACTTGTTGCCCCCGTTCAGGTTTCAGCTGGCCCAGTGGAGGCCACCTCTCACGCAATTACATCTCCAACCATGAGCATatggctggagctgctgggtTCATGGTTCAGCTGGGTCTTAGAGGAGATgtggatgatgaggaggaagatggagatgCTCATGAGGAAGGTTCCGAAGAAGCCCAGTAAGAAACCGTAAAGCAGCGGCCAAACTGCATTCAGCAGCCTGCTCTGGTCGGGAGGGATGGGAACTTGCTCTACAATCAGATCCAGGTCTTGCCACGTGAGATccctcactaacacacacacacacacacacacacacacacacacaaacacatagagaAACACACATCATACAGAAAAGACACACTAGCCTCTCACAGGACCGTAGGAGCATTATTGTTATCACAGGAGCCAcctgtttctgtctccctgCTTTTACCTTTAAGTTTGAACTTCAATGAAACGCCCAGGAGAAAATggcgatgaaaaaaaaattgacaggTGATAATTACATTTTGGAATTTGTGAGCGTCCTGGGAACAAATAGTCCTCGTATTGTGAGGCTGCTGATGCTGAGAAGTAATGAGTTGGAAGCATGCCCACGGCCACCTAATCTAATCTGGCATCTCATCTAAACACTTAATAGATGTTGGGTTCAGTGAAACATTATATCACTTGTCATTTTGACAGTCTCCAGAGGGATAACCCAAATATCTACTGTTGACATCAATAGAACATGTTTTCTGATCTGAGATATTTGGGTTTTTCAAGTTAGATAAGACCACGGCATTCAAGACGTGGCTCTCCGTCTCTAATGTTATCTATTTTATACTGTGCGGTATCAAACCAAGGtgatccgtgtgtgtgtgaggatgacacacaacaaaatgatcACAGGCCTACCTCTTCTCCCTCGGACCCGCTGCTCTGTATGGTGATGGCTGTCTGAGTCTGGCTGGACCGACGGGAACTTTAAAGAGCTGACATACTTGTGATAGTCTTCAACGTAGCGCTTCAGACTCAGGGCCTTATCCTGGTTGATGTTCTTCCCCACTTCTGTGAAAGCACAGCACTGCACCTATCAAAAGCCGTCTCTCGTCAATTGAAGTGCCAAGAATTTCATTGTACGACTGGTTGGAAAGATGAATTTAATTGCTGTTTTCTTACTGAAGACCTGCACCATATGTAATTAGTTCCAGTAGCGGAGCAACTGCTGTCCTTCAGTTGCAAATAAAATGAAGCAAACCAGTCAAGTTTCTCTGTATGAGTAGACCTTTGACGAACTGCAGTCAGGTGTATGATAATTGCCGCATTCTGCATCCGCACACATGTTTTCATCTGAGCATGAATACCTTTCGAAGAACTGCCACCgctgcccccctccaccctTCCTCTCCACGGTGCCTTATAACTCATATAACTTATGTCTGCCcatcccctccttctcttttcttaCACCAGCGCTACTGATGAAAGGAGCAGATGGTTTGTTCTGAGGCTGGTGTCAGCTCCACTGAGTCCTCTGTCAGATCATTTACACCTCCTTCTATCCAATGCCACTCGGCTGTGGAGTTTTGTGCACACTGGACTGCAACACATTCTGGCAGAGACTGGCAGTGTGCAAAATATGCCACGTCTGAAGTTGCAATTAAAATGAATCTCAAAGTAATGAAGCAATTATACACTGTTGTTAAAGTCTTGAAGAGGCCTTCTCGACCGAAATAAGCCAATTTTGAAAATACACCACAGAATACCCAAATGAGGCTTTGTTCCAATTTCCTTTTGTCAGGGGACTCTATTCATACTCATGCTGTGATGTCTGCTCATGAGATTTGCTGCTATCAGCaacactgtactgtacatagaAAATAAGTAGTTCAATTTGAAAGCCATTGCATTACCACACAAAGCTATTCTGTGTAAACATAGTTCACTGCTGCAGAGAAGacagcctctctctgtttgtttctcaCCGACGGCGATGTCTGTTCTGCCGATGTGCTGCAAGGCACGGGAAAGCCTGTCGTAGTAGGTCTGCTCACCGTACTTCAGCAGCCAGTCTGTCAGAGCCGTTCGGCACTGAGCCTCCCTACctagtaaacacaaaacatatggcctcagacagacaggtctcTGACAGTCAGCTCACTACCACAAGCCCCTCAAGCAGTGGCAGACATGGGTGAAAACACAGGTAATACTCCTTGGTGGGCTTTTCTTTAGTGGGAATTTTGTGCCTCATAGATGGCAATGGTTGCTGGTCTTTGCAGtttcttaaatattaaatgaataCTTTTGGGCAAAAtgccctttttccaacttacccagagtGCCACAAGatatttgataccattttcacctctatGTGTCCAGTGGGTAAaatttgtgttagcttagcagaAAGACTTGAAGTCAGTGGGAATCATTAGCCTTGCTCCgccaaaaataaaccttacaacGACTCTGAAGCTCTTATTTATACAGTGTATATGATCTTCCTATACCTTCAGCATGGAATTGCTGCAACAGAAGGAAGGATAAATGTGCTTACTGTTCCACCATCTACCCTCTTTTAAAAcgacttttttatttatttatttatttatttatttatttttttagctggATTGGAGTGTTGTTTGAATCATAGTGaactgtgtgtacctgtgtggctgtggctggggaTCAGGGTAGGCAGCTCCACCCTCATTCATCCAgttcaaccaatgacaggaTGGCACACTgcaagattttattttgaaagatgcaCAAAAGGGGGGTTTATTTGAATGTCTGACAGTTCACTAATAACATTTTCATCCAGTCTCGAAAAACCAAACATACATGTCGTCATAGCTGTGATCTATTTTTAGCTCATCTCATCTTGTCGTCATCATGGAAAAAAGGTTGTtgagaaacatttttcatcatcgtcttcactgaaaaaaattaacaatgaTATACCcgtgatacactgtgtaaataagacagctttggagttgctgtaaggtttattttttttactttgagggagttaggctaatgactcccatagaattcaagtctttatgctaagctaacatgaaatgttatccgtaggaactgaaccaccggacacacagaggtgaaaatggtatcgaacatcttgtctcagtctgggtaagtcagaaaaagggtattttgcctaAAATGCTGGAGTATTCCTCCAAGACTTGTAGCCTAACCCCTTAGGATGCTGTAGACATCTATGATTTCTGTGGCCCAAAGTGACAGAAGTCTAATAAATTTCCcatgtatgtttgtcttgtaaagtccGTTACtctatttgcagtgtgaaaccaaaccaaccggaccaaatgtgttacaatgtaacagaattacggagtttggttcggaccttggttcggactttcaggtgtgaaaacgccctaaGGTGAGATGTTCTTCACccaccagcagcagaggaggcgTCTCTCCTGACTCGATGCTTGAGGTCGAGCTGATTTTTCTCAGGTGACAGGCGCTCGAGGTGTTCGAAGATGTTCTCCTCTGGGTGACTTAGGACAAACAGGAGGTCCTCACACTCCGTTGATGTCAGGAGCTCCACCAGACGCTCCAGCTGATGCTCGCCGATGTCTTCTGCCACTGAAGGGTCAGAGCAGAAATGTGTCAACAAcccagagagagcagcaggtcAGCTGGTGTCCCAGAAAGCAGCAAAGAGGTGGCTGGTGTTCAGTGAGGAGTGGGCAGCCTCTGTTTACTCTCTTACAAGGACATGGCTGTATACACTGTACGGGACTAATATCATACACTGCAGGTATGAATTCCAGATAATGAAGCTTAGTCACTGGCACTTCACAACACTATTGCAGTGTAGCGGTGTTCTCAATTAGCAAGTGCTGCTTGTGTGGTGTGAAACTGTCATATTACCCTCCTGAGctggaaaaaatagaaactgAATATTCAACATTTCACAAGAAGGAACAGAGAAATACATGCAGATTTAGACTCTATTTAGACTcgttgtgacttttttttttttttcttcactcagTTGATTTCCTATTTGCATGCTTGCTGGTGATGTAACCAGCTGTTGTAGGAATTTTCGCTCTCACCTGTGTCATCTGCGAAGCCTGAACTCAGACAGAGGAGAAGCGGGAAAAGTACCCAGACTTTCATATTAGCTGAAACAGAATAGACTCAAATAACTGCTGTACACAAACTTGGCAGTTTATTTTCAAATCTTGCAAATGATACAAAATTGGCTGAATTCTAAACAATGGAATTGTTTGCACAGCATTCTTTGTTCTTATGAACAGCCAACCACAGTAAAAAGGCATTCTTCTAATGCTGTAAATTAGCACAGATTAGGAATATTAGGTATATTACCAACTCCAGCTGACGTGCGAAAGTGGATATTGTCTGACATTGGGTAATCGTATTGTGACAGTACTTTTATGTTGTTTAGGagaactttttgtttttatgcaccCTCTGTTGTGGATTAGAGTGCAAGACAGATGTTGGGACATCTTCCCAATGATATCTCGACTTGCAGAATGTCTCTACTCCACACTTTCCTATTGTACTGCCTGAAAGACTAGCTTTGCTCTACAGTAACAATGCACATGAAAGCCTGTCATTGTTAACTTactcaaatacttttttttcaggCCACTGGGAAACAAATTTACTCTATGCCAATGAGAGCAAGAGGGTGCATTTATGTTTATATGAGAGTACCCACTAGCATCACCATGGGCCAGAAATGTGTTGCTTTGCTCTTTGGTATTGTTGTTTCACATTTAAAAGGGTCTCCAAAGGGGAATTGATTGAAGggaaccaaaaacaaaaacagacccCAGCAGCAAAGGGGCATGCTTGCAAACCTCTAGATGCAACGGTCTGTTTTATTCAAAATTCTATTGAACATAAAAGCTTTATGCAGACCAGGATGGGGTGAAACGCCTTGCAGTTAGAGACTTTCAGCTTTGGAAAAACTACAAAGGTTGCGTATGGAATCTGTATCACTCACGTTGCAAATTGTATGTAATGCACATACTGTGCGTTGAAAATGGAATTTTAGCAGAATGGAGGTATGGCAAGGTAAAATAATCACAGCGGTAAACAAGAGATTAtattgtttgtctttctcttttgaTGTGAACTACTGGAGAGAACAGCGCTGGGAATAGCTGAAATCTATCTCTAACGGGGAGATACATGTTTAATGACATTATGATGTGGGCTGGAGTTAGGGcatgtttttaaatgacagtAAACTTCACACACTGAATTTTAAATGGTGTTCATGTGGGCTGAGTCTCAGATTCTGCTTTttggcaaataaaaacatgcttggggtttgagaaccactgtgtTAGGGTGTGTTTGGTGTAACGGCTCTGTGTAAGGACTGGAAATGTTGCATTTgtagaaacacaaaacacagggcACAAGGTCAGGAAATTTATTGATGTCACTGAGTTACCTAGTACAGTAATTTTGTGTGGATAATACATGAATAACATTTTATGTACTCTATAACCTAGgtataaaatgtattaaatgcaTAAAAGTTGCTCTATAACTTTAACATATCACATATGCAGTAGGAGTAGGGTCTTATGAAAACCTgtcatttcatatattttccaTTACACTGAGTGTAGATCATCATAGGAACAAATTTCATTTCTGCTTTGACTTGGATGACTTGTGATGCTCTGACTGTAACTTATGAAGTTATATCCCCATGTCTCTTACACTTCACACCACTGAAATCTGGTTGAATAGAGATACAGACTCCGGTGGAATGAAGGATAGAACACATGGGATGTTCTTGTAGATAGGATGagcaaaaatgtctgaaatataagaaaaaaggtaaaaaagaaattatgcaGCTTTGGTGAACTCCAATCCCAGTATTTGATATTCATTCCAGTTTTCCCACTGCAATATAGTCAAATAAGCCTTTATGTGTTTTCTGCAGGAACACTGACTGTGCTAACTTACATTATGCAAAGGCCTTGAGCTTTACTTTCAGTATCAAGCTTCGTAAGGGAAGCCTACCCTGGCACCTGGTGTGGAGCGGGTGCTTGGGACTGTATGATTTATGAGGAAGCCTTCGAGGGAGAGGGGGTGCCAAGGAGGAGGCGCAGCAGGAACTGGAATCTGGCCTCTCCCTTATATTTGAGTTTGAACCTGAGCCTGAGCGAGACCAGGCCTGCCCTGCTCTTTGGCTGCGGGGCTTCAGGCTGCTGTTGAAATCCCGAGCTCTGGCATATTATCACAGGCCTGAGCTGAGTGACTGTTT is part of the Myripristis murdjan chromosome 7, fMyrMur1.1, whole genome shotgun sequence genome and harbors:
- the tmdd1 gene encoding transmembrane and death domain protein 1, which encodes MAPIAPISDHTDPTVPDGSDFSPAPLCRPCHPRLQGQSTTESRGRLVTPQDIKTQGDEPPETPSFADDTDFCSDPSVAEDIGEHQLERLVELLTSTECEDLLFVLSHPEENIFEHLERLSPEKNQLDLKHRVRRDASSAAGGEAQCRTALTDWLLKYGEQTYYDRLSRALQHIGRTDIAVEVGKNINQDKALSLKRYVEDYHKYVSSLKFPSVQPDSDSHHHTEQRVRGRRVRDLTWQDLDLIVEQVPIPPDQSRLLNAVWPLLYGFLLGFFGTFLMSISIFLLIIHISSKTQLNHEPSSSSHMLMVGDVIA